A region of Mesoplodon densirostris isolate mMesDen1 chromosome 11, mMesDen1 primary haplotype, whole genome shotgun sequence DNA encodes the following proteins:
- the TMPO gene encoding thymopoietin isoform X1, which translates to MPEFLEDPSVLTKEKLKSELVANNVTLPAGEQRKDVYVQLYLQHLTARNRPPLAAGANSKGPPDFSSDEEREPTPVLGSGAAAAGRSRAAVGRKATKKTDKPRLEDKDDLDVTELSNEDLLDQLVKYGVNPGPIVGTTRKLYEKKLLKLREHGTESRSSTPLPAISSSVENTRQNGSNDSDRYSDNDEGKKKEHKKVKSTRDCFPFSELPTPPSGGFFQGISFPEISTRPPLGRTEQQAAKKVHSSKGDPPREPLIATALPGREQMQKLASGGNLFVSSKSSHDRCLEKSSSTSPQHELAAMLVSAAASPSLIKETTSTCYKDIVENIYCGEKSGIQPLCTERSHVSDQSVLSSERRALEESERSQVISPPLAKAIRDYVNSLLVQGGVGSLPGTSNSTPPLDVENIWKRIDAPNFRETESLSPPRKLPRLSEKSVEEKDSGSSVAFQNIPGSELMSSSAKTVVSHSLTTLGIEMSKQSQHDKIDAPELSFPFHESILKVIEEEWQQIDRQLPSLACKYPISSREATRILSVPKVDDEILGFISEATPPAGIQAASPESCDKQLDLALCGTYEAAASALQIATHTAFVVRAMQADISQAAQILSSDPSHVHQALGMLSKTYDAASFLCEAAFDEMKMAAYTMGSSTLGRRYLWLKDCKINPASKNKLAVTPFKGGTLFGREVFKVIKKHGKKR; encoded by the exons ATGCCGGAGTTCCTGGAAGACCCCTCGGTCCTGACGAAAGAGAAGTTGAAGAGTGAGTTGGTCGCCAACAATGTGACGCTCCCGGCCGGGGAGCAGCGCAAAGACGTGTACGTGCAGCTCTACCTGCAGCACCTCACGGCGCGCAACCGGCCGCCTCTCGCCGCCGGCGCCAACAGCAAGGGGCCCCCGGACTTCTCCAGCGACGAAGAGCGCGAACCTACCCCGGTCCTGGGCTCCGGGGCCGCCGCCGCGGGCCGTAGCCGCGCCGCCGTCGGCAGG AAAGCCACAAAGAAAACTGATAAACCCAGACTAGAAGATAAAGATGATCTAGATGTAACCGAGCTCTCTAATGAAGACCTTCTGGATCAGCTTGTGAAATATGGGGTGAACCCTGGTCCTATTGTGG GAACAACCAGGAAGCTATATGAGAAAAAGCTGTTGAAACTGAGGGAACACGGAACAGAGTCTAGGTCTTCTACTCCTCTGCCAGCGATTTCTTCTTCAGTGGAAAATACAAGACAGAATGGGAGTAATGACTCTGACAGATACAGTGACAATGATGAAG gaaagaagaaagaacacaaGAAAGTGAAGTCCACTAgggattgttttcctttttctgaactTCCAACTCCTCCCTCTGGTGGATTTTTTCAGGGTATTTCTTTTCCTGAAATCTCCACCCGTCCTCCTTTGGGCAGGACTGAACAACAGGCAGCTAAGAAAGTACATTCTTCTAAGGGAGACCCACCTAGGGAACCTCTTATTGCCACAGCCTTGCCTGGCAGGGAACAGATGCAGAAGTTAGCTTCTGGAGGGAATTTGTTTGTTTCCTCCAAGTCTAGCCATGATAGATGTTTAGAGAAAAGTTCTTCGACATCTCCTCAGCATGAACTCGCTGCCATGTTGGTCTCTGCTGCAGCTTCTCCTTCACTGATTAAAGAAACCACCAGTACTTGCTATAAAGACAtagtagaaaatatttactgtggaGAGAAAAGTGGAATTCAACCATTATGTACTGAGAGGTCCCATGTTTCAGATCAGTCAGTTCTCTCCAGTGAAAGGAGAGCACTAGAAGAGTCTGAGAGATCACAAGTAATTTCTCCACCACTGGCTAAGGCAATCAGAGATTACGTCAATTCTCTGTTGGTCCAGGGTGGAGTAGGTAGTTTGCCTGGGACTTCTAACTCTACACCCCCACTGGATGTAGAAAATATATGGAAGAGAATTGATGCACCTAATTTTCGAGAAACAGAATCCCTGTCTCCTCCACGAAAATTACCTAGACTCAGTGAAAAGTCAGTAGAAGAAAAGGATTCAGGTTCCTCTGTGGCATTTCAAAATATACCTGGATCTGAACTGATGTCTTCTTCTGCAAAAACCGTTGTCTCTCACTCACTCACTACCTTAGGCATAGAAATGTCTAAGCAATCACAGCATGACAAAATAGATGCCCCCGAACTATCTTTTCCCTTCCATGaatctattttaaaagtaattgaaGAGGAGTGGCAGCAAATTGACAGGCAGCTGCCTTCATTGGCATGCAAGTATCCAATTTCTTCCAGAGAGGCAACACGGATATTATCAGTTCCAAAAGTAGATGATGAAATCCTAGGGTTTATTTCTGAAGCCACTCCACCAGCAGGTATTCAGGCAGCTTCCCCTGAGTCCTGTGATAAACAGTTGGACTTAGCACTTTGTGGAACGTATGAAGCTGCAGCATCAGCATTGCAGATTGCAACCCATACTGCCTTTGTAGTTCGGGCTATGCAGGCAGACATTAGCCAGGCTGCACAAATTCTTAGCTCAGATCCTAGTCACGTGCACCAGGCACTTGGGATGCTAAGCAAAACATATGATGCGGCCTCATTTCTTTGTGAAGCTGCCTTTGACGAAATGAAAATGGCTGCTTATACCATGGGATCTTCCACTTTAGGTCGCCGATATCTCTGGCTAAAAGATTGCAAAATTAATCCAGCTTCTAAGAATAAGCTGGCTGTTACTCCCTTTAAAGGCGGAACATTATTTGGAAGAGAAGTATTCAAAGTAATTAAAAAGCATGGAAAAAAACGctaa